In Besnoitia besnoiti strain Bb-Ger1 chromosome I, whole genome shotgun sequence, the genomic window CCAGTGGACGCACGCCGATAAACAGCTTAACTAAATATTCAGCTGGCCTCAAAAAATACAGAACGCACGCGATAACTGTCGCGAGGCACAAAAATGAACGCTGAAACGAACAAACCAGATACTACAAGAGTATCGCTCATTCTAGAGGAATACGGGCCATGTTacggagacgcgagcggtAAGTTCCAACTCACTGATGGAATGGACGGGGAGGGTGATAAACAAACCGACCCAATTCGCGCTGTGACAAGTCATCGAGAATGAGCAATCGTGTGGTGTTCACCCCTGTTTCTCAAAGTGAATTCAAGAGACAGAGTCCACAGCAGACTATCATCCCGCTATGTGATCATCAGCAAGAAGCTTCACGCCGCCGGAAAGGTTAGTAGCACCGGCCCTGGCAGGCACGATGGCCAGTTGTTTGTTGTATGCATATATCGTACCTTTCGCTGTTTGCTTTcttgtcgctgctgcgcgcatCTATGCTTGGCGGCCAATCCAGATGTTTTCAGCGGAGACTTGTAGCTTTTACAGCTAGCCGCTGACTACGAAATTTGGTAAGTGCGCTTCAGAGGAGCAGTTGTTCCGACGTGATCCGTAGGGTTGATGGATTCGTCAACCGTCACTCATGCCATCTGCCGAAGCAACAAGTATCGTTTGCGTCGGGTTCTACACTTTCGCAATCGCAacctcttctccgcgtcccgAACGGCACAGGCACCGGTTGAAGTGGCTCCAGTGCTGCTCGTGCTCGATGTGCGACTCCTAAACATCGTACTCATACAGCATGCTTCCATAGGTTTTACAGTTTAGTGAACTATCTGGGAGACCATATGATGAAGCACTGCGAACAAAAAAATTGTCCTTCAATGCCCGCGCCGACCGATGCCGTTAATGCTTCTTCTCTaggccgccgtctgcgttttGCCGCCGCCGTTCGTGTGCCTTGCCAGTCGTTCTCCCGAGCCTTTATTGGGGCCGGCTATGATGGCTGGCGGGGAGCGCACTGTCCCTGAGCTTCTACTTCCAAAGGAGTCACAGGTCGTGCGAGTGGTATGGCTTGCTTATCGCTACCGCCTCACAGATATACAGCACATGCGGGAGATATTGTATGCCCCATTACGCACGATTGATCTCCTTGTATACGTAACGCTGTATCCGGTGACAGCGTCGTGGCCTCAAGGCGTCCACGACTTCTTTCGTTCGTGCATGAGTCGGGATCCGGTCCGGCGAAAGCATTTACCTAGTTTTAGATGATAACTCGACACGCTCACTACGCCCGCCCCGCTCCCACATACaaaggggggggaggaagggAACGTAGGAGATGGCAACGAGAGGCTTGTAGAGACGTCGATTACCGTAGCGAGGTGTGGTGTCGGCTAACAGCTTGATGAAGAGTAGAGGGTCAGCCAGCCGCATTCTTCATAAATCGGTCAGCAGGAACGATCTCTAGAGCAGACTGACCCTGGAATCGATCGAGGGGTTGTGCAAATTCGGCGTGCGAGAGAAACACTAAGCCAGCTCCTACTGAATAGTCAGTAATTGTCCCAGTCGTTATACACAAGAGCAGGCAGGAAAGAATGTGTTTGTTTGCGTCATGGGGGGCCTCGATGGCGCTGTCAATCAAAAGACCGGTGACGTCCCAAAATCAGACTGCGCGCTCCTGGAAAGTGCGCGAAAGTGTGTCTCGACGCCCTCAGGAGCCTGGCGTTACATCCACTCAGTcaaaaaccgaaaaaaacAAGGACATAGGTTCTCGGGTTAGCTGTCTCGCCAGGTCCTCGGGTTCTTTCTCTGTTGCACGAGCGGACATCCCTGTGTTGCAGCCACCCGTGCGGTTCCTCGCAGCTGTGCGCGTGCCGGGAAACATTAGGCGTTCCCGTTCTCTTCCATGGCTTTCGCAATGTGCTGAAGCTCAAGCGAGAGCTTTCGCAAGTAAAAGGCAGACGACGTATCGGGGAGGGCGGAGAAAATCTGCAAGAAACAATGAGCATGCCGCGAATATAAGCAATCGAAAGGCGGGGTGCATATCGAAATTGAGCGCGGATAGCAGAGGGCAATAACGTACAAACTGACACAGCACAGCGGGCTGCCTGAAGCAAATATGGTCACCGGGGGCTCCGCTGAACAGCGTCGAACAGAACGCAAACAAAAGCCGAAGAAAGGCCCCGCCACCAGCTGCAAGGCACTGAAAATCATACAGGCTTGAGAGTCAACCTGAGCTGGAGCAGTGGTCTCTTGATTACAGCCTACCGGGACTACCTTTTCCTGGATGATTGCACGTGCCTCCTCGTACATTTCTGGATCCTGCCACATGAAAGGGAACAGGAAAGACAAGCGTGGGACACAATAAAGCGCAGGAACTGCCGAACAACTCAGCGGCTGCTTTCTGCTGCgagtccgcagccgcgcatcACTGCTCGAGGCTTGGGTAGAACACAGATACGCATGAGCCTCGAGCCTTGCCGCATGAGACGGCTCCCTCGTTTCCGCACAAATCGAGCGAGCAAATGGGGCATaagcgcgcggagaaacCATGAGCAATCTGTAGGCAAAGTTGCTGAGGCCGATGGACGCCGATCTCCCGGAGCACTCCTCGTGTCCGTGGCATGCGCCATACGACGCCTCACAGATGCCTATCTGGCTGACGCGGGCATTGCTCCATCTCCCAGCACCCCAAAGACCCCGGGAAGCTGCGGCGACTCCAGGCCTCACCCCCTTGGCTTCCAAATAAACCGCACGAAACGATGCCAACACCGAGCGGACTACCATCTATAGCAGTGTCGCTCGGACTTTGAGAGTTGATACGTGATCACCGCTGCTACAATCCCGAGTCACCTGTGACGGTACCTCACACGTGAAAACTGTGGTATCCCTGTTGCATATCTGCGCCCGCGTATTAACATTGCCACATTTACGCTGGCATGCGCGATGTGCGtcccagccgccgcgggcgtcacAGCCCGCCCAGAAttcgcttctcttctcttgcTTGCTATGGGATGCTCGCGCTCACAGTAGTCGCCTGAATGTGATTGCCACCGACCGCAGTCCCCCGGGTATCGTTGGGAGCGACGCCCAACTTGTTCGCTTTGTGGCCGCGCAGCCAAACGAATACCAGCGCCTTTGGTGCGTGCTCCTCCTAGCCTCAGCCGTCCCTCAACCGCGGAGTTCGAACGTACCTTGTTTCCGTACACGTCCTTTTTCGCGTAGACCGCCTCTGCGTTTGGCACAGTGCGGTCGTAGAAGAATACATTTACCGACACGCATGCGTCCGGGGTCTCTCGCGCATCCTCTTCCTTGAGGCTCTGCGCGGTgctgaggcctcgcgcggtcgcctctgcggtgGCATCGAGCACGCCGCTGTCCCTCTCGCAGCCTCGTTGCTGCGCGTCGGCACCgtgcgacgcccgcgcgtccCCCACCGGCTCCACGGAGCGACTCCCGAGCGCCTCGACGTAGCTGCGACAGCCTGCGCAGAGATCCGTCCAGGCAGGGAACGCGAGGACGCCGTGGATCCAACGTGTCGGCAGAAAGAGGATCGAGCCCGGAGACAAATCGACGtaccgcgcctcgcggagcgcCCCCACAGCCTCCGGATGCGTCTGCTCAAACTCCGAGGAGCCCGACACCAGTCCCTGCGACGCGGGAGACAGCCAGGACAGCCAGACGCCCatgcgggcgacgcgcatgAGCCAGAGCAACTCACAGCCGGAGAGTgccacgcaggcggagcCCGCTGAGCGCGGCCCCCGCCTTCGTGGCTGCACTGGCTGCACATGCTGTGTATCTCTACTGCTCTTATGAGGGTCCGCAGGTCCACGCAGTTCACGtttcgtcctcgtcctcccgCGTTCCCTGTGTTTTCGCTTCGGCTTTGAACGCAACGCTGAAGGATACTGTAGGTACACGCGAAGCAGTTGTGAACCAGGTTAACGCTTAGAGCGCATTCCTAACTTTGGAATCGACGGCCAGCGTAGATCGTGTTCAGACGCTTACCTCGACTGGGGATGAGGAGCAGCGAATCGCGAGGCGATCGACAGCAGAGGGcgggaagaggaagacgcgttTGTAGCCGGAGATCTGCACTAAGAAATTCTGGCAAAcagcgacagagaaggcgacgcgcaacCACCCCAATACAAGTCGGCCGGAGAGGAAATAACAGATGGGAACACTCCCAACCGCCACAGCAAGTAGAAGCACAGGCGGCGACCTCCGCGTGTCTGCGAAATAGTTTGCACCTAGCCAGTCAATGGGGAATGAGAACTATTCATGACGTCTCCATGTCGCTAGACCTCCATACAGGCGTCCGGCTGTCGGGATGAAGTGCGTATGATCAGATGCATCGATATACTCATATCGGCCTACACACGGGATGTGCCTCCACGCATGTGTGTGGGAAGCGCCCTATTCGAGCACCACGGACATATGCAGAGAGGATGGCGTGCACATGAGGCATGGGAAAACCCGTCCTAGTGGGGACAGATAAGTCAACGCAGGCCCGTGTTTCAGTGCGGTGACGAGCCCCACGACTCGGAGACACCAGCGAGCGACCTGGCACATGTGCTTCAGCGGCTCGCTGCAGTGCCCAAAGGATCTTCTGTGTGTAGAATCTACCCAAGTTTGCGCGTAGGCGAGACTGCCAAAGGCGCGCGGATCCGCCCGCCGCTTGGGTAGCCACAGTGTGACGCTTTGCGTTAAAACTCACGTCTGGAATGTCGTAGTGTGTCCACAGCTCGAGCCCTGGCTGGGCAACCCGCAGGACCGTGGAGTGTGCTTCGactggcgcctccgccggcgcagagctgcagccgccggctCCCTTTTCGCCGATCGTTTGCTTTATGCGGCCTGCGTGTGTcacctcgccgtcgcgccgtcgcgcaggctccttcgccgcttctcgACGAGCGCTGCACGCGTCGCatgagggcgacgccgaagcggaatacgacgacgaggaagactcgggagaggcagacgacgtcGAGGGAGTCGGAGACGAGGGACAaggcgcgcccgtcgcgtcCTCGAGCCGCAGCcctggcggcaggcggaaggCTGCTGCGACGGCAGGACTGAGGGCAGCCAGCGAAGAGGGGTCCTTGGCAGGTCTCCGCCCCAGAGATCGGAAGTAGAAGTaccgccgcgacgaggagtcagctgcctctgcgtggcTCTCTGGAATGCTtgaggcgtcgctcgcttccCCTCgtcccgccggcgcgtcgcgtcgTGCCGCGGtcccgcggccgcttctCAGCTCACGTCGAATGCTCTGTACCAGCTCGGAAAAGTCCATGAACTCGTACTTGAAATTCTTAGCCACGAAGTTgaggcagcgcgaaggcgcgacgtGAACAGAAAcccgcttcttctgctcgtGCGCCATCTTCTCTAAAAGCGAATCGACCGTCAGGGCGgtcagcgcgccgccgagggcctCGTCGGCGAACGGCCCCAGAAACAGCGggcgcctgtctcgcgcggcgaccggaAAAAAGGCTGTGTCCCAGAAGACCTTCGACTCGGCGTGAGCGAGAGAAAATGCCGAAATCGGCGCGATCTGCCACCTCTCAATGCAGGCGTTGCTTCTGCAGAGAATGCACTCTGCGCAAggtctctgcctcgcggcggcgcgcaacagctggcgctcgcgctgaagcatctcgtctctcttctctgtttccATGGCGTCAGACGGACCCTTCGAGAgaccgcgcggcggggcgtgcgcggcgcccgttacggggaagaaaggagaggaTGACAGACACGAAACGGTACGCGAAGTggaagagggcggaggaTAGAGTGAAGCTGGATTGTAAGCGCTGAGAGGTTCATGAGCATCGGCCTTCGAAGGAGGTCGGCGAGCAGCCTTTACGAGTCCATTTGACCGCAGCTCGTCTGTCGTTCGTGTCTTACTCTACCGGGGATCGTTCGCCGCGACGACAGTTGGCGGAGCAAGTCACCGGTTGAGCGCGACGAGAAGTCGCAAGTACCTAGGAGTGAGGGAACCGGCCTCATGAACCAAATCTGGAACCGACTCAAGTTCCTCACCTTTTAGAGGCGGTGAGAGAGACTGGAAAGTCTGAATGGTGGCTGCTTGCCGTCGCCAGGTCGCCAGATGAAAAGGTCTCTAGGTTCGCGCGACTCAGCGGCGTAGAAGACACGAAGtccacgcgccgcccgcgtgcTTAAAGCGCAACGAACCGCGACGAAGAGCGccacagaggagacgaaaaTAGCCTCTGACCGCTCAGCCAGTGCACATCATCACGTAAAGTCCCCCCGAGAGACATCGTCCAGCTCTCGCGATGACGCACAGTGACTGCGCCATGAGACAGCCTTCGCCCAGGGCAGCTTGGAGCGCGCCTGCTTCTGGCGGACGGCGGTCAAGCGGAACCGAAGGAAACTAGACCGTATGTGCAGAAGATTACAGATGCTGGGAACGTGGTTTCGGTGTTGCTAGTTGTGCGGGCTCTGGGGCTTTGATTCTTGAAAAAAAATATCCGCTTTTTTTGATTGACGCGTCTAGTGAATCGAGtgtcgcgcatgcacgcgaagACCgaccgcgcgcatgcacgggACGATCCCAGCTGTTCCTGTGGCATGTGGATTCCTGTAAACTCGGCAAGGAACCAGCAATTTCGTCTATTCTCTCCGAAACAAAGCGAAGTCACGTGTAGCTGGCCTGGAGGGATTTCTTCTGTGGAACTGGCAGAGGTTTTCAGGACGGACTTCCCTGACTCGTCCCGTAGCGTCTTTTCTCCAGTCTCCCGCGAGTCGCCCCACAAGAAACTCGCAGGCGTTTCCAGTCCGCCATTGAGCAAGAAACCGATTCAAAAGCCTTGTTCCGGTTTTCCTGTGGAGGACGCGACTTCATTTCTCGCCttcacgcgccggcgcttcgtccggcggctgcgcgggtCTCCCCCGACCATCCAGCGCGGCTGGTTGCCGTCGACTGTACAGCTGTCCGCTGCCCCTGTCTAAATagtgtctctcctcttttgTTTCTCTGTTTGTTCGCCCTCGGGTCAAACCCAATGGCGCGGTCGATGAGTCACGCTGCTGCCTCATCGCACGCGGAGGGCAGGAAGCGCTGGCAGCCGCAGGACGTACGCGTGAAAAAGGAGactgaggaagacgaggagagagaggcagaggcccccgaggccgccgcaccgcGAAGGAAGACGGGGGGGCGTGAGAAGCCTCGCAAGAATACCGCGCCGAAGGAAGcagccgcctcgtctgcgcaaAAGCGAAAGAGCGCTTCGAGTGTCAAGCAGGAGGCGGACTCCGATGAAAGCGATGAGGAAACGGCCGCTTGTTCCAcagcctgcgcagaggcggaggccgacggGTCGGTGAAAGACGGAgaaagcggcggaggcgcgcgggagaagagcgcaaagaggcgaggcgacagagacggGCCGACTGCGGCATCCGACGATGAAGCGAGCAGCGACAACGAGGtcaagaagagaaagaccgCCGCGACAGACGCCTCCGCAACGTCTTCCTCTGATGCGACTTCCACAGTCGTGCAAGTTGTGACAAagaaaggcgacggcggcattCTTGACAGCTCGCAGTCCTTCGAATCCTTCAGTGCCCTCTACCTCgacaggcgcctcgcccgcgtcgcggtTCAACATCTCCATCTGCAGCATCCCACTCACGTTCAGGCTGAGGTGCGTCGccccttcctctccgctggcCTTGGAAGTCTCACCTTGCAGCGCGCGTTGCGGAGGGATGGCAACCTGCCTCCAGGGATGCATCCTCCCGGCACACGAAACATCCCGCTTCAGAGCAGAGTGGCACTGTCCTCTCTGCACTGTCCTCTCTGCACTGTCCTCTCTGCActgtcctctctgtctctctcgcgccgcgtcgacgGGCGCGGTTCACTgtagccgcgcgcgccttcagaCGGGGTAAGGTCGTCATCCTCCGTCGTTTCCCTCTCGGCATGCCTGTCCAGCGTGGACTGCCCccctcttcttttctcgccTGATTGCTCATTATCCGTGGGTTGTCACGTTTTCTGTTCAGGTCATTCCGCTCGCTCTGCAGGGGAAAGATATTCTCGCGCAGGCACGCACCGGCAGCGGCAAGACGCTGTCCTacgtgctgccgctgctccagcggctgctggagagacgcgaagaagaaaaaagttCGCAGCCTCGCCCAGAGGGTTTGGAGGCCCTCATCGTCGTACCCAGCAAGGACCTCTGCTTGCAGGTGTGTCACGCAACGCGCGGAAGAACGGCATCTCGCCAGAGAGAACCCCAGAGCGGAACCTAGTCGCTGACATGCACGGAAAAGGCGGGCAAACCACGAGACGGCAGAGTGGGGAAgcgaagcgaggaagcgctgggcgcagagagacaggcacgGAGGAAgcacgcgcggcctctcaagctgcgacagccgcagtCATGAGCGCGGGGCTAAGACCTGTCATCCCGCTGAGCACAGAGAGGAATGCCAAGCGTGTCGCGCGCACACCGAATCTTCTTTTTTTTATGGAGTTGAGGGGCGCAGCGCATTACACAGAGAACCACGGATGTGAGAGACGAGTTTGTTTGTCGCGGACCTTGCGGAAGGAGCCTTGAGGGCATCAGCCTTTACACGATGTGCTTGGTTGGtgtcgcgccgtcgtcgcgtgCACAGTTTTTTTACTTGTGGCCTCTTGTTTTTTGCAGATCTACGATGTGCTTGTCTCGCTGCTCAAGTACTGCCGCGAACTGATCACTGTGAACCACACAGCGACGCTCTCGACGGCGActgcgctgctgcccttTCTGCCGCCCTCCGTCCTCGTGGGCACGCCTTCGGGGCTGGTGGCGTATCTGCGGAAGCTCGACAGTGAAGCCTCGATCAAGAGTCTGCTGCAGAGGAATCTGCAGATGCTGGTCGTTGATGAAGCGgatcttctcctctccttcggcTTCGAAAACGAGATGAGGaacctcctcgccttcctgccgGTTACCGCCGAGAGGCACTTCCAGGCGCTCCTGTTGTCCGCTACGCTCAACGAGGAAGTGCGCGGAAAGAAAGCGACGAAAACACACCGTGCTGCGTGGAACTGCTGTCGCAAGGGACGGGCAGAGGTTTAACCGAAACGAAACTTTCAAGATTGAGTTCCGTTGCATTCGTGCTCCACGTTTGGAGCGCACAGGGGCACTGCACTTCCCTGGAGGGGCTCTGCGTTGTCGGTTGCAGAGCCGAATACCTCTCTCGGGAAGGCGTGAAGCTGCCACGACGATCGGATGGGGACGGGGGGTGTCGTGGCGTCGGTGCAGTCAATATCAtcatctacatatatatatatatatatatgtatatgtatgtactgTATggatacgtatatatatatatatatacatatatatgcagttTTTTGTGGATGGAACCATGCCCTTACTTATCTATCTTTATATCTATAAGTATAGATTATATGTATTGGTATATCCCTGGTGAGCTGTGTGTCTTTGGGAAAAATTAGATGCTCTGGGTGCTCATGTTCCGAGTTTTTTTCTCGTTCTCGGTTGCGAGAATAGGCTTCTGCTGTGGCGCCTGCGTATCCGGTTGAGACAaagtcgcgcgccgcggcagagttTCCTCGCAGCGTCCACGGCAAAGttaggcgcgcgcgcctagGCGAGAAGAACGGAGCAAGACTCGATCGTCGCTCTTGAGTGAATCGCTTCTTCGTGATGCCATTTTGCCCTTTCGCAGGTGGCACAGCTGCGCCAAATGCTGCTCCATAAAGCGGTCATGGTGAAAATTGACGACACACTCCAGCAGTCCTCGTCGCAGCTGTCGGAGTTCTACCTCGCCCTTCCCAAGCCTGGCGACAAATGGGTTGTGCTGTACGCCTTCCTGAAACTCGACCTCGTTCCACGGAAGTGCCTCATCTTCACGTCGGGCGTCTCGAGGTGAGATTCACGAAAGCCGCCTCTACACGATTCTCCGGGGGATTCCTCACTGCTCGCCTGTCTGCATTCCCTGGATGCGCGGATTCGAGacgaggcaggaggcgccaGGCTCAGGGGATGGGCAGGAGCATGCGGGAGGAACACTGACGCACGGGTATAGATGTGTGTTTAGGGTTTGGGTTCTGATCCGCATTTAAGCATGTGCGTTTCGTTCGATGCGGACGGTCGCAAACGCGCGGTCGTTTCGCGTAGAGGCGGGGTCGCTCGGAACGGCGCGAGGGTAGCAGCTGTCAATCAGCCGGTTTACCTCTCTTTCTCGAGTGTTTTTTCAACAGAGTCGTAGAATGCAGGCCAAACCCTAAATCCCAAATGGCGGTCCACGCAAAGAGAGGGCAGCGTCGGGATCGCGAAACGCGCGTGCGGCTCAGATGCGAGAGAGTGTGTCGTCGCCTGGTCTGTCTGTGCAGCGCCTACGCACTCCGCATTTTCCTCGAACGCTTCGGCATCGGATGTGGCGTCCTCAGCCCGACCCTTTCGATTGAGTCGCGTCAAACTCTCATTCAGGTGAGGCTTCGTGTGGCGCATCTCATTCGCGCATCAGCTGACAATGATGAAAAAGCAAGGAAAAGTGCCAGGGTCAGCAACCTCGAGAGTGTGAGTGGGGCGTGACGCGCGTTCACCGCCTTCAGCGgacgtctgcgccgcgtctgtgGATGGGTGAAAGCCCCCTCCGACTCGACTGGCTTTGAGAGGAGTGCCGACGCGCGGCGTGGTTCCGTCGTTAATGCAAAGAGATACACTTAAGTATGCAGCCGCCGTCGAATCCGCGGATTCGAGTTGAGCTCTGGGGTGGCTGCATCAGGAGCCGCGATTGAGGTGatcttccgccgcgctcgctttCTGACGGACCTCAGGCCTGGTGGCGGGAGACTCGAGCCACGCAAAAGCCGAgttcgtctctctttcttgAAGCCGCTCTCCATTTCTAAACCCTTGAAAAAAGGCTATTAGGGTTTAGGGGTTGGGGGCCAACCATCCAAGTCTAGGGCTTTCGGTTATTGGACCCACTGGCTTTCAGTCAGATTTGGCTCTGAAACGGCAGTCTTGTGATCTCTGCTCGCGACGGTTTCCAGGCTTTCAACAAGGGCCTGATTGAAATCCTCATCACCACAGACGGCGCGTGGgatgacgaagaagaagacgcggacgacgaggagctcgacgaagaagacgaggacgacgaggatctcgacgcggaggaggaagaagaggaagatgaagatgaagacgacggtgaagaagaggaaggtgaagagggagacgatgaagacgacgaagagggcgaaaaCGCCGAAGTGGGAtccgaggaggacgaagaagaagacgaagcgggTGTTGAAGCCGCTGCTGAGGCGCTACGAAAGGAcacggctgcggccgcaagCGGCGAGAGTcaaaagaagcgaaaggcaAAGGTCTCCACGGTGAGGCGTTTCTATGAGCGCGCCACATCAACTCTTTTGCATAGGTTGCATAGGCTTCACCTCCACGGCACTTTCGAAGCTCAGCGCGATCTCGCGAGTCTCGTGCGGTGCGTTTGCCTTCCaccggccgcgtcgcccttcgtctgcgcccgcgtttCCTCCAACTCGAACTGTGTGGGTCGAGGAAAGTTTTAACCCTTAGTTAAAAGGTTAAGCAAACGTTTTGTCTTATACCGCAGCCGCAAGGAGTGGAGCTCAGTGCTCCCACCCCTTTCGTACTCTCTGGAGGCTTCGCGTGCTGCAGATGCGCACGTGTGGGGAGTCGGCTGTTTCGGACTCACA contains:
- a CDS encoding DEAD/DEAH box helicase domain-containing protein (encoded by transcript BESB_002830), producing the protein MARSMSHAAASSHAEGRKRWQPQDVRVKKETEEDEEREAEAPEAAAPRRKTGGREKPRKNTAPKEAAASSAQKRKSASSVKQEADSDESDEETAACSTACAEAEADGSVKDGESGGGAREKSAKRRGDRDGPTAASDDEASSDNEVKKRKTAATDASATSSSDATSTVVQVVTKKGDGGILDSSQSFESFSALYLDRRLARVAVQHLHLQHPTHVQAEVIPLALQGKDILAQARTGSGKTLSYVLPLLQRLLERREEEKSSQPRPEGLEALIVVPSKDLCLQIYDVLVSLLKYCRELITVNHTATLSTATALLPFLPPSVLVGTPSGLVAYLRKLDSEASIKSLLQRNLQMLVVDEADLLLSFGFENEMRNLLAFLPVTAERHFQALLLSATLNEEVAQLRQMLLHKAVMVKIDDTLQQSSSQLSEFYLALPKPGDKWVVLYAFLKLDLVPRKCLIFTSGVSSAYALRIFLERFGIGCGVLSPTLSIESRQTLIQAFNKGLIEILITTDGAWDDEEEDADDEELDEEDEDDEDLDAEEEEEEDEDEDDGEEEEGEEGDDEDDEEGENAEVGSEEDEEEDEAGVEAAAEALRKDTAAAASGESQKKRKAKVSTDEEFGGHRGLDLQSVACVLSFDMPRSVRGYIHRIGRAGRGGAPGVSVCLVNQAAAREVLLLRKLVQTRREGSQDSGAALKPLSLRLQDVECFRYRVEDVYRGVTKRVVAALVAKELQQEVLRSRKMREFFRRNPRDEEVLRAACKQLKDRALAGRGHLQHLPSYLLAQTPPAQKTAVQLAVEAQNAHKGPRASQERSVLKRRTLVDPLKSFKAGSDKTRRRPGRGQRTCNAHRFVTRASQLAKEPNHAETAPEHLPALSGRKIWKIKHKKNLSKSQPKGNFLRKRGKKGR
- a CDS encoding hypothetical protein (encoded by transcript BESB_002820) — protein: METEKRDEMLQRERQLLRAAARQRPCAECILCRSNACIERWQIAPISAFSLAHAESKVFWDTAFFPVAARDRRPLFLGPFADEALGGALTALTVDSLLEKMAHEQKKRVSVHVAPSRCLNFVAKNFKYEFMDFSELVQSIRRELRSGRGTAARRDAPAGRGEASDASSIPESHAEAADSSSRRYFYFRSLGRRPAKDPSSLAALSPAVAAAFRLPPGLRLEDATGAPCPSSPTPSTSSASPESSSSSYSASASPSCDACSARREAAKEPARRRDGEVTHAGRIKQTIGEKGAGGCSSAPAEAPVEAHSTVLRVAQPGLELWTHYDIPDNFLVQISGYKRVFLFPPSAVDRLAIRCSSSPVEGLVSGSSEFEQTHPEAVGALREARYVDLSPGSILFLPTRWIHGVLAFPAWTDLCAGCRSYVEALGSRSVEPVGDARASHGADAQQRGCERDSGVLDATAEATARGLSTAQSLKEEDARETPDACVSVNVFFYDRTVPNAEAVYAKKDVYGNKDPEMYEEARAIIQEKVVPIFSALPDTSSAFYLRKLSLELQHIAKAMEENGNA